In the genome of Zobellia nedashkovskayae, the window ACGTATACTTTTAAGCGTTGGAGAATCTGGCCGCCAAAACCCACCTGCCATGATGCATCTTTCAATACCAATTTCAATATAAAAATCACCTGTTAAAGGTCTTTTGTCCAAACCCGCTCCAAAATGGTCTTTGTAAACCGGTTTGTTAGGGTGAAACATAAGATTATTATTAATCCGGTTAATTCCCTTCTTTCCCGGCGTATCATAATACTCATTATCTAAAGCAGCCATTACATCATTCATATGGTCTAACCATTTTACGAAATCTGTGCGTACTTCTTTATACCATTTACGGTTGGCATCCATCCACTCTTTGGAATTATTGGAATTGAGTGCCTTTAAAAACTCTATAAGGTTTTTGAAATCCATTTAAATATTACGACTGATGCGCATCTTATTATAAGTTAACCGATTCTCTATGGAGGTTCTTTCTAAAAACGATTATCACCACCAACAATATCTCCTAAAGAACCTAAAATACTTCCTTCTCCTTTATCCTTGCCTCCTCTTGGAATAGAAGCCAAAACCCTACCCGCAAGTCTACTAAATGGTAATGATTGAACGTAAACCGTTCCGGGACCTCTTAGGGTAGCAAAGAAAAGACCTTCACCTCCAAAAACCGTGTTTTTAATACCCCCTACGAATTCTATATCGTAATCTACAGTTTGAGAAAAACCAACAATACAACCTGTATCTACTTTAAGGACTTCACCAGCAGCAAGTTCTTTTTTTGCCAAAGTACCACCAGCATGTACAAAGGCCATACCATCTCCTTCTAATTTTTGCATGATGAAACCTTCTCCTCCAAATAAACCGCGACCCAATTTTTTAGAAAACTCTATACCAACGGACACTCCTTTTGCTGCGCATAAAAAAGCATCTTTTTGACAGATGAACTTTCCTTGTTTTTCAGATAAATCTATAGGAAGAATTTTTCCTGGATATGGAGAAGCAAAACTAACTTGTTTTTTTCCCTGACCTATGTTTAAAAAAGCGGTCATAAAAAGACTTTCGCCAGTCAATATTCGTTTTCCTGCGGAAAAAATCTTTCCTAGTACGCTATTATCTTGATTAGAACCATCTCCAAAGATGGTATCCATTTTAATATCAGAATCCATCATCATAAAACTACCTGCTTCTGCTACAACAGCTTCTTGCGGATCAAGTTCTATTTCTACATATTGCATTTCTTCACCAAAAATCTGGTAATCTATTTCGTGTGCGTTCATTTTTTGACATTTTTTTTAGTTTCAATATATGAGTAGTAAGGATGTTTTATTTGTTACAAAATACCACTTACTTTTATACTGAAGCAATAATTATCAATTAATGAAAACTTTATGTAATGTGAAAATCTATTTTTATTTCACGAATGAATTTGAACTTATGCTATAAACAACCTACAAAACAGGTAAATTCATGAAACCTTTAGTACAAGCTCTTAACCTTAGAATTATTTTTGAAAGAATATTTTAATCCAACGTTCAGATAGGAACTATTAGTCATTTCAAAATCATAAACTTCATCATTATTATAATCCTGAATCTGCATACGATTGTATACCGTATACCCCCCTGTAACCGTAGCTTTAAAATTATCCCAAAAAGTGAAATTATAACCTAACCCTATTAAAAAACTGGTTTGCCTAAATGTACCTGTATAATCTTCTTTATAAACTTCTATACCATCATTAATATTACTAGTAAATCCTGTTAAACTAGCAAAACCTTCAAAATCATGATTCTCCCCCAATGACCATTTCACACCGCTATCTGGCGCACCTATTTTATAAGCCCAAGCATCATTTATTCTTTTGGTGTAGGCAATGATGGGAATTGGATGGTATAAACCATATTGTATATCATAGACAGCACCAACGGTCCACATACTATTTTTTTCCTCACTATACTTATTTAAAGTAACCAAGGCATTAAAAAATACATCATCTGAGGTGATTTGTTGTTCATCAAAATTTGACGATACCTGAGATTCCCCCATTAGGTTCACATACCAATCATTACCCAAATTTCTTTGGTACTTAAATTTTAAACTAAAGGAATTAAAATCTTCAATTTGATTCGTTTCAAAAGGTACATTTCTGTCTACAAAACTAAAACTTGAATTCTGAATTTTTCCTCCAATGGTTAGTTTTTCCTTGTTGGTATTAACTAATGGAATAGCAATACCTGCTTCTAGTTTAACTTGGCTTGCTATATCTGAACTTGGAAAAAATTCGGAGTTAACATAAATATCATCTGTATCTTGGGCATAAGACCAATTAACTGCTATTAACACTAGGAGAATCAAGACTTTCTTCATAAAACAACGTACATTAAAACTGGTTTCAAGAACGGTCTAATCCATTCTATACACCGTAAAAGTGTTGAAAATATGAAGCAAAATCAATCTTAATATATGTCCGGGAATACTATATAGAGCAAAAGGGCTATTTCGTCTACCAAGCTAATTTCTTTTGGTAAATTTTAGGAATTACAGATTAGCAGCTTAAACATAAAGGTAGTTTTTGGAAGAATATTTTAAAGGTATATGTAATACTAGTAAGAATCACTTCTTCACCCGAACCGTCCATTCAAATTTAAAAGTAGAGACCACTACCCCATCTTCGTTCACACCGATAGATTTCATCCAAAATGCTTGCCCTTCTCCTGTAGCAATAGTTTTATCTATAGCCTCTTTGATTAAGTGACCATCTTCACAGGTAAATGTAATTTTGCCGGTAGCTTTCTTAGAAAAGTTGGCAGTGTTATTAGCTACAAGCATAGATATTTTTTTACCGCTGTCTTTAATTTGAGCAATTACCATAGCCCCAGTACTGAGCTCTGCCGCCATTCCTTGTACGGCCCAAAACATACTTTTAAACGGATTTTGATTAAACCATTTATGAGTAACCGTTACAATTGCCTTCTTTTCATCCATATGTCGCAACCTAACCCCACACCACCATGCAGATGGTAATTTAAAGAAGGTAAATGTGTTGAACTTGCCCGTAGATACTGCCATGGTCTTATATATTTTCTCTAAATGTATTGAAATTTTTTCTTTTTACAATTGTTAATTTCATGTTAATTTTTAGTACTTTGTTTTGCATAGTACCTTCTTTTAGACATATATTTGCATAAGAAATTACTAAGCCATGGAAAGTACACTAACAAAACACGAAAGAAATTTAGCCGCAATGGTGCACGCTTCTTCTTTTTCAAAATTCTTTATTCCTTTCGGAAATTTTATTATTCCGTTGGTATTATGGATTGCTAATAAAAAGGATTCTGCACTTGTAGACTATTCAGGAAAACAGGTTTTAAACTTTCAGATTAGCCTTCTACTCTACTCTATTGTTTTGGGAATCATTAGTATACCATTCTTTGTTGGTTTCTTTCCTGATTTTTTAGATAGCAGTTTATTTGGCCTAAACCACTTGAACGATTATAATAATCTAAACATTGACTTTAGTGAAGCATTTAAATTTAGTTCTTGGTTATTTCCGTTAGGTGTTGCCGGTCTAGCTCATGGTGCTTTGTTTGTTGTGAATGTAGTTTACACTATTCTAGCGGTCATTAAAACTAACGAAGGCCAAGAGTTTTCTTATCCGATTACTATAAAGTTTTTGAAATAATGAGGTCAACTACCGCCATAATCGTACTTATTTTCTTTTCCAACTTTTGTAAGATGGCAGCACAATCTGCTACCGAGGAGCAATTAAAGGAAACGATTACCAAGTTAGATGCAGAATACTTTGAAGCGTATAACACCTGTAATATGGAAAAGCAATCAGAAATGTATGCCGAAGATTTAGAATTCTATCATGATAAGGGAGGCTTAATGACATCAAAACAAGATTTACTTGAAAGCTTAAAAAAGAATATTTGTGGTAAAGTAACAAGAGAGTTAGTTGAAGGTAGTATTGAAGTTTATCCTATAAACGGATTTGGCGCGGTAGAAATAGGATTGCACAAATTTCATAACAACCAAGAGCCGGATGCCATTTCAAAACCGGGAAAATTTATAATGATATGGAAAAAAACAGATTCCATTTGGAAGATCACGAGGGTCATCAGCCTTCATTAATATAAAAAAAGGTGCTCATCACACCCCAGTCAAAAAGGAGTTTATTCATCAATCAATTTACTCAAAATTTACAACAGGGCCTCACTAATCACGGGGCAGTAACCTAAGCGGATTTGCAGTAGAGAAAAACGAACAATCACACTATGCAGAGTACCATTTATGAACAGACACGTT includes:
- a CDS encoding nuclear transport factor 2 family protein — encoded protein: MAAQSATEEQLKETITKLDAEYFEAYNTCNMEKQSEMYAEDLEFYHDKGGLMTSKQDLLESLKKNICGKVTRELVEGSIEVYPINGFGAVEIGLHKFHNNQEPDAISKPGKFIMIWKKTDSIWKITRVISLH
- a CDS encoding DUF4870 domain-containing protein — protein: MESTLTKHERNLAAMVHASSFSKFFIPFGNFIIPLVLWIANKKDSALVDYSGKQVLNFQISLLLYSIVLGIISIPFFVGFFPDFLDSSLFGLNHLNDYNNLNIDFSEAFKFSSWLFPLGVAGLAHGALFVVNVVYTILAVIKTNEGQEFSYPITIKFLK
- a CDS encoding TIGR00266 family protein, with translation MNAHEIDYQIFGEEMQYVEIELDPQEAVVAEAGSFMMMDSDIKMDTIFGDGSNQDNSVLGKIFSAGKRILTGESLFMTAFLNIGQGKKQVSFASPYPGKILPIDLSEKQGKFICQKDAFLCAAKGVSVGIEFSKKLGRGLFGGEGFIMQKLEGDGMAFVHAGGTLAKKELAAGEVLKVDTGCIVGFSQTVDYDIEFVGGIKNTVFGGEGLFFATLRGPGTVYVQSLPFSRLAGRVLASIPRGGKDKGEGSILGSLGDIVGGDNRF
- a CDS encoding DUF6268 family outer membrane beta-barrel protein, with translation MKKVLILLVLIAVNWSYAQDTDDIYVNSEFFPSSDIASQVKLEAGIAIPLVNTNKEKLTIGGKIQNSSFSFVDRNVPFETNQIEDFNSFSLKFKYQRNLGNDWYVNLMGESQVSSNFDEQQITSDDVFFNALVTLNKYSEEKNSMWTVGAVYDIQYGLYHPIPIIAYTKRINDAWAYKIGAPDSGVKWSLGENHDFEGFASLTGFTSNINDGIEVYKEDYTGTFRQTSFLIGLGYNFTFWDNFKATVTGGYTVYNRMQIQDYNNDEVYDFEMTNSSYLNVGLKYSFKNNSKVKSLY
- a CDS encoding DUF2461 domain-containing protein, which codes for MDFKNLIEFLKALNSNNSKEWMDANRKWYKEVRTDFVKWLDHMNDVMAALDNEYYDTPGKKGINRINNNLMFHPNKPVYKDHFGAGLDKRPLTGDFYIEIGIERCIMAGGFWRPDSPTLKSIRDAIDYDGDVFQKIIDKKSFKNIFGGLYEDSKLIKAPKGFSNSHEHIEILRNKTFAVAHEFPTDEVFRDNFEKKIINVYKEMLPFRRYLNKAVTVA
- a CDS encoding DUF4442 domain-containing protein — translated: MAVSTGKFNTFTFFKLPSAWWCGVRLRHMDEKKAIVTVTHKWFNQNPFKSMFWAVQGMAAELSTGAMVIAQIKDSGKKISMLVANNTANFSKKATGKITFTCEDGHLIKEAIDKTIATGEGQAFWMKSIGVNEDGVVVSTFKFEWTVRVKK